A genomic region of Nostoc sp. UHCC 0702 contains the following coding sequences:
- a CDS encoding PEP-CTERM sorting domain-containing protein, protein MVGVISAIDANGTDVTDQFSGITEFELQPVPEPSSVFGLVLAGGFGAFLRKQKKKVQY, encoded by the coding sequence GTGGTTGGCGTAATATCTGCAATTGATGCAAACGGCACAGATGTTACGGATCAATTCAGCGGAATCACGGAGTTTGAGCTACAGCCAGTTCCTGAACCCTCAAGCGTTTTTGGCTTAGTTCTAGCTGGAGGATTTGGAGCCTTTTTAAGAAAGCAAAAGAAGAAGGTGCAATATTAG